A single window of Narcine bancroftii isolate sNarBan1 chromosome 1, sNarBan1.hap1, whole genome shotgun sequence DNA harbors:
- the LOC138741080 gene encoding uncharacterized protein isoform X3: MHPTSPGPCQFRPAKMPHSRTTMSHFCWCDQCGGKRRPTMPLPRTLMQRHHLGPGSHKLHSHSRPTLPTSPALSTKMMTCPPDVPHACRRCRSPPTTPHAYGERHLPIFTSLDAPHVCRGLATRNSPPPSVNCDLDPEIVLAATTLSRDIPHILWRSMMDVEIKGQTGHVSMPDTNLSSRHPE; encoded by the exons ATGCATCCAACCAGCCCTGGGCCATGCCAGTTCCGCCCCGCTAAGATGCCACATTCGCGGACGACAATGAGCCACTTCTGCTGGTGCGACCAGTGTGGCGGAAAAAGAAGACCAACCATGCCGCTGCCACGCACCCTCATGCAGCGCCACCATCTTGGTCCGGGCAGCCACAAGCTCCACAGCCACTCGAGGCCAACACTGCCGACCTCACCAGCACTGTCGACGAAGATGATGACGTGCCCTCCCGATGTACCCCACGCCTGCAGACGCTGCCGATCACCACCCACCACACCCCATGCCTACGGAGAACGCCACCTGCCAATATTCACCTCTCTCGATGCACCCCATGTCTGCAGAGGACTAGCTACCCGCAACTCACCTCCACCCTCGGTGAACTGTGACCTAGACCCCGAGATAGTCCTAGCAGCCACCACACTGTCCAGAGACATCCCTCACATCCTCTGGCGCTCCATGATGGATGTCGAGATAAaggggcag ACTGGACACGTTTCCATGCCTGACACCAACCTTTCAAGTAGGCATCCAG AGTGA
- the LOC138741080 gene encoding uncharacterized protein isoform X1, with amino-acid sequence MHPTSPGPCQFRPAKMPHSRTTMSHFCWCDQCGGKRRPTMPLPRTLMQRHHLGPGSHKLHSHSRPTLPTSPALSTKMMTCPPDVPHACRRCRSPPTTPHAYGERHLPIFTSLDAPHVCRGLATRNSPPPSVNCDLDPEIVLAATTLSRDIPHILWRSMMDVEIKGQTGHVSMPDTNLSSRHPGKSVVARDLRIWISQVLLL; translated from the exons ATGCATCCAACCAGCCCTGGGCCATGCCAGTTCCGCCCCGCTAAGATGCCACATTCGCGGACGACAATGAGCCACTTCTGCTGGTGCGACCAGTGTGGCGGAAAAAGAAGACCAACCATGCCGCTGCCACGCACCCTCATGCAGCGCCACCATCTTGGTCCGGGCAGCCACAAGCTCCACAGCCACTCGAGGCCAACACTGCCGACCTCACCAGCACTGTCGACGAAGATGATGACGTGCCCTCCCGATGTACCCCACGCCTGCAGACGCTGCCGATCACCACCCACCACACCCCATGCCTACGGAGAACGCCACCTGCCAATATTCACCTCTCTCGATGCACCCCATGTCTGCAGAGGACTAGCTACCCGCAACTCACCTCCACCCTCGGTGAACTGTGACCTAGACCCCGAGATAGTCCTAGCAGCCACCACACTGTCCAGAGACATCCCTCACATCCTCTGGCGCTCCATGATGGATGTCGAGATAAaggggcag ACTGGACACGTTTCCATGCCTGACACCAACCTTTCAAGTAGGCATCCAG
- the LOC138741080 gene encoding uncharacterized protein isoform X2 yields MHPTSPGPCQFRPAKMPHSRTTMSHFCWCDQCGGKRRPTMPLPRTLMQRHHLGPGSHKLHSHSRPTLPTSPALSTKMMTCPPDVPHACRRCRSPPTTPHAYGERHLPIFTSLDAPHVCRGLATRNSPPPSVNCDLDPEIVLAATTLSRDIPHILWRSMMDVEIKGQSDAVGVWKQERHAEYLNSES; encoded by the exons ATGCATCCAACCAGCCCTGGGCCATGCCAGTTCCGCCCCGCTAAGATGCCACATTCGCGGACGACAATGAGCCACTTCTGCTGGTGCGACCAGTGTGGCGGAAAAAGAAGACCAACCATGCCGCTGCCACGCACCCTCATGCAGCGCCACCATCTTGGTCCGGGCAGCCACAAGCTCCACAGCCACTCGAGGCCAACACTGCCGACCTCACCAGCACTGTCGACGAAGATGATGACGTGCCCTCCCGATGTACCCCACGCCTGCAGACGCTGCCGATCACCACCCACCACACCCCATGCCTACGGAGAACGCCACCTGCCAATATTCACCTCTCTCGATGCACCCCATGTCTGCAGAGGACTAGCTACCCGCAACTCACCTCCACCCTCGGTGAACTGTGACCTAGACCCCGAGATAGTCCTAGCAGCCACCACACTGTCCAGAGACATCCCTCACATCCTCTGGCGCTCCATGATGGATGTCGAGATAAaggggcag AGTGATGCTGTGGGGGTTTGGAAACAGGAAAGACATGCAGAATACCTAAATTCAGAGTCATAA